A single window of Mycolicibacterium madagascariense DNA harbors:
- the rpe gene encoding ribulose-phosphate 3-epimerase has protein sequence MAEPMIAPSILAADFARLAEEAAAVAGSDWLHVDVMDNHFVPNLTLGLPVVESLLAATDIPLDCHLMIEDPARWAPPYAEAGAYNVTFHAEATDDPVAVARDIRAAGAKAGLSVKPGTPIEPYLEILPHFDTLLVMSVEPGFGGQKFIPDVLTKVAAVRRLVDAGELSIVVEIDGGINADTIEAAAEAGVDCFVAGSAVFGAADPARAVAMLRRQAAAAAPATP, from the coding sequence ATGGCTGAACCCATGATTGCGCCGTCGATCCTGGCCGCGGACTTCGCGCGGCTGGCCGAGGAGGCCGCCGCGGTCGCCGGCTCGGACTGGCTGCACGTCGACGTGATGGACAACCACTTCGTGCCGAACCTGACGCTCGGCCTGCCCGTCGTGGAGAGCCTGCTCGCGGCGACCGACATACCGCTCGACTGCCACCTCATGATCGAGGATCCGGCCCGGTGGGCACCGCCGTACGCCGAGGCGGGGGCCTACAACGTGACGTTCCACGCGGAGGCGACCGACGATCCCGTCGCCGTCGCCCGCGACATCCGGGCGGCAGGCGCCAAGGCGGGCCTCAGCGTCAAGCCGGGCACCCCGATCGAGCCGTACCTCGAGATCCTCCCGCACTTCGACACTCTGCTGGTGATGTCGGTGGAGCCGGGCTTCGGCGGGCAGAAGTTCATCCCCGACGTCCTGACGAAGGTGGCCGCGGTTCGCCGGCTGGTCGACGCCGGGGAGTTGTCGATCGTCGTGGAGATCGACGGTGGCATCAACGCCGACACGATCGAGGCGGCCGCCGAGGCCGGCGTGGATTGCTTCGTGGCGGGCTCCGCGGTGTTCGGTGCGGCCGACCCCGCCAGGGCGGTGGCGATGTTGCGTCGCCAGGCTGCGGCGGCCGCCCCCGCCACCCCGTGA
- a CDS encoding GNAT family N-acetyltransferase, whose protein sequence is MSAPTVTRLAESDWRVFATLRLRALDDTLGTHDQQYRQEVVFTAAQWRRRLRAHAQFAVRLDDHLVGLIGAQRQSVDSVYLYSLWLEPGMRGRGLGHQLVTAAIDWARTQRVRFVTLRVDAANAAARGVYEELGFGVVDASAPSQELTMSLNVG, encoded by the coding sequence ATGAGTGCCCCAACGGTTACCCGACTCGCCGAATCGGACTGGCGCGTGTTCGCCACGCTCCGACTTCGCGCGCTGGACGACACCCTGGGCACCCATGATCAGCAGTACCGCCAGGAGGTCGTGTTCACCGCCGCGCAGTGGCGCCGACGGCTGCGCGCCCACGCCCAGTTCGCGGTGCGCCTGGACGACCACCTCGTCGGGCTCATCGGCGCCCAGCGTCAGAGCGTGGACTCGGTCTACCTGTACTCGCTGTGGCTGGAACCCGGGATGCGCGGCCGCGGGCTGGGACATCAGCTGGTGACCGCCGCCATCGATTGGGCGCGCACCCAGCGCGTGCGGTTCGTCACGCTGCGCGTCGACGCCGCCAACGCCGCAGCCCGCGGGGTCTACGAGGAGCTGGGCTTCGGGGTCGTCGACGCGTCGGCCCCGTCCCAGGAGCTCACGATGTCGCTGAACGTCGGGTGA
- the murD gene encoding UDP-N-acetylmuramoyl-L-alanine--D-glutamate ligase, translating to MTPPPSDLAGLTVGIWGFGREGVSVARTAAAAGAARIEAVDDAGRLPFEEPEGIDGLVVYRGPEHLDRLGECDVVFVSPGVPWRQPVFEALRGSGIRVTSAADWFMARHGAATIGVTGTKGKSTTASFLGHLLTGMGVDTVVAGNIGTPLSDLAPAPDAVVVAELSSQQAALLTTSPAVAVITNLYQDHLDWHGDRDEYYLAKANVFRRGARTLVTTPEVVGALDRLGVAPPQDRLRLVDPASVRATPAGDGRSVMTYEHNRINGALAAAAAEEVLGRPVSPSEFDAAVLGYGGLPHRLQTVRTTGRIRWIDDTLATTGESVTAALRAMDPAEHVALIVGGLDRALNYDQLDAYLRSGARRVSLIQAPTNGVAIGRGFAADHPSRTHVVSGLREAVRTAAALPDVDVVLLSPGAASYDLFANYAAKGAAFCAYVDDLVTGVGGPN from the coding sequence GTGACACCGCCACCGTCCGACCTCGCGGGGCTGACGGTCGGCATCTGGGGTTTCGGGCGCGAGGGCGTCTCCGTCGCCAGGACCGCCGCCGCGGCGGGTGCCGCGCGCATCGAAGCCGTCGACGACGCCGGCCGCCTTCCCTTCGAGGAGCCCGAGGGCATCGACGGTCTCGTGGTGTACCGCGGCCCCGAGCACCTCGACCGGCTCGGCGAGTGCGACGTCGTCTTCGTCAGCCCCGGGGTGCCGTGGCGCCAGCCTGTCTTCGAGGCGTTGCGCGGATCGGGCATCCGGGTCACCAGCGCGGCGGACTGGTTCATGGCCCGCCACGGCGCGGCGACGATCGGCGTCACCGGCACCAAGGGCAAGAGCACGACCGCGTCGTTCCTCGGGCACCTGCTGACCGGGATGGGGGTCGACACCGTCGTGGCGGGCAACATCGGCACGCCGCTGTCAGACCTGGCGCCCGCCCCGGACGCCGTGGTCGTGGCGGAGCTGTCCAGTCAGCAGGCGGCGCTGCTGACCACCTCGCCGGCGGTCGCGGTGATCACGAATCTCTACCAGGACCACCTGGACTGGCACGGCGACCGCGACGAGTACTACCTGGCCAAGGCCAACGTGTTTCGCCGCGGCGCCCGCACGCTGGTCACGACCCCCGAGGTGGTCGGCGCGCTCGACCGTCTCGGCGTCGCACCCCCGCAGGACCGGCTGCGGCTCGTCGACCCCGCCTCGGTGCGCGCCACGCCCGCGGGCGACGGCCGATCGGTGATGACCTACGAGCACAACCGCATCAACGGTGCGCTGGCCGCGGCCGCCGCCGAGGAGGTCCTCGGCAGGCCGGTTTCACCGTCGGAGTTCGACGCCGCCGTGCTCGGCTACGGGGGTCTGCCGCACCGCCTACAGACGGTGCGCACCACGGGACGCATCCGGTGGATCGACGACACCCTGGCGACGACGGGGGAGAGCGTGACCGCCGCCCTGCGGGCGATGGATCCGGCCGAGCACGTCGCGCTGATCGTCGGCGGGCTGGACCGGGCGCTGAACTACGACCAGCTCGACGCCTACCTGCGCAGCGGGGCCCGCCGGGTGTCGCTCATCCAGGCGCCGACGAATGGCGTCGCGATCGGCCGGGGGTTCGCCGCGGACCATCCGTCGCGGACCCACGTGGTCTCCGGACTCCGGGAGGCCGTGCGCACCGCCGCGGCGCTGCCCGACGTCGACGTCGTGCTGCTGTCGCCGGGGGCGGCCAGCTACGACCTGTTCGCCAACTACGCCGCCAAGGGCGCCGCGTTCTGCGCCTACGTGGACGACCTCGTGACCGGCGTCGGCGGCCCCAACTAA
- a CDS encoding RsmB/NOP family class I SAM-dependent RNA methyltransferase — protein MTRPPGKRRPPRRPLDPARRAAFDVLRAVSERDAYANLVLPALLKERGITGRDAAFATELAYGACRALGLLDAVIVHAANRPVDRIDPVLLDLLRLGTYQLLRTRVDAHAAVDTAVEQAAIEFDTARAGFVNGTLRTIASRDEQSWVADLAPQANSDPVGHIAFTHAHPRWIGQAFADALGADAAELGALLASDDERPLVHLAARPGVLTADALAEAVDGEVGRYSPYAVYLSGGDPGRLDAMRDGAAQVQDEGSQLVARALTLAPLEGTDARWLDLCAGPGGKASLLAALAAGTDAHVTAVEPTPHRAELVEQAVRGLPVDVLRVDGRATGLPPASFDRVLVDAPCTGLGALRRRPEARWRRQPGDVPPLAKLQKELLAAAIALTRDGGVVLYATCSPHLAETVGVVADALRRQPVEALDTRPLFDAGPTPMTGLGAGPHVQLWPHRHGTDAMFAAALRVRR, from the coding sequence ATGACCCGCCCGCCCGGCAAGCGGCGCCCGCCGCGCAGGCCGCTGGATCCCGCCCGCCGCGCGGCCTTCGACGTGCTGCGCGCCGTCTCCGAGCGCGACGCCTACGCCAATCTCGTGCTGCCCGCCCTGCTCAAGGAACGCGGGATCACCGGACGCGACGCCGCCTTCGCGACCGAACTCGCCTACGGCGCCTGCCGGGCACTCGGGCTGCTCGACGCCGTGATCGTGCACGCCGCCAATCGCCCCGTGGACCGCATCGATCCCGTGCTGCTGGACCTGCTGCGGCTGGGCACGTACCAACTGTTGCGCACCCGGGTAGACGCGCACGCGGCCGTCGACACCGCCGTCGAACAGGCGGCCATCGAATTCGACACGGCGCGTGCGGGTTTCGTCAATGGGACGCTGCGCACCATCGCCTCCCGCGACGAGCAGTCGTGGGTGGCGGACCTCGCGCCGCAGGCGAACAGCGACCCGGTCGGCCACATCGCGTTCACGCACGCGCACCCGCGGTGGATCGGACAGGCGTTCGCCGATGCGCTCGGTGCCGATGCCGCCGAACTCGGCGCGCTGCTCGCCAGCGACGACGAACGCCCACTGGTGCATCTGGCCGCGCGGCCCGGCGTGCTGACCGCCGACGCCCTGGCAGAAGCGGTCGACGGCGAGGTCGGCCGCTATTCGCCGTACGCGGTCTACCTGTCCGGCGGTGACCCCGGCCGTCTCGACGCGATGCGCGACGGCGCCGCCCAGGTGCAGGACGAGGGCAGCCAGCTGGTGGCCAGGGCGCTGACGCTGGCGCCCCTGGAGGGCACCGACGCGCGCTGGCTCGACCTGTGCGCGGGCCCCGGGGGCAAGGCGTCGCTGCTCGCCGCCCTCGCGGCGGGCACCGACGCCCACGTGACGGCCGTGGAACCGACCCCGCACCGCGCCGAACTCGTCGAACAGGCCGTCCGCGGGCTGCCCGTCGACGTGCTGCGCGTCGACGGACGGGCGACGGGGCTGCCGCCGGCGTCGTTCGACAGGGTGCTCGTCGACGCGCCGTGCACGGGTCTGGGGGCGCTGCGCCGTCGGCCCGAGGCGCGCTGGCGCCGTCAGCCCGGCGACGTCCCGCCGCTGGCGAAGTTGCAGAAGGAGTTGCTGGCCGCGGCGATCGCGTTGACGCGCGACGGTGGTGTCGTCCTCTACGCCACGTGCTCGCCGCATCTGGCGGAGACGGTCGGCGTCGTGGCCGACGCGCTGCGGCGCCAGCCGGTGGAGGCGCTCGACACCCGACCGCTGTTCGACGCGGGACCCACCCCCATGACGGGTCTGGGCGCCGGCCCGCACGTGCAGCTGTGGCCGCACCGGCACGGGACCGACGCGATGTTCGCCGCGGCCCTCCGGGTGCGCCGGTGA
- a CDS encoding riboflavin synthase produces the protein MFTGIVEELGEIVGKEDLADAARFVIRGPIVTADAGHGDSIAVNGVCLTVVDVLGDGAFTADVMAETLNRSSLAGVGVGSQVNLERAAALNGRLGGHIVQGHVDGTGTVIARTPSEHWEVVRVALPEAVSRYVVEKGSITVDGISLTVSGLGEDWFEVSLIPTTLQLTTLGRAAVGTPVNLEVDVIAKYVERLLAHRG, from the coding sequence ATGTTCACCGGCATCGTCGAGGAGTTGGGCGAGATCGTCGGCAAGGAGGACCTGGCCGACGCCGCCCGGTTCGTGATCCGCGGTCCGATCGTGACCGCGGATGCCGGCCATGGCGACTCCATCGCGGTCAACGGCGTGTGTCTGACGGTCGTCGACGTGCTCGGCGACGGCGCCTTCACCGCCGACGTCATGGCCGAGACGCTCAACCGGTCCAGCCTCGCCGGCGTCGGCGTGGGCAGCCAGGTCAACCTCGAGCGGGCCGCCGCGCTGAACGGCAGGCTCGGGGGTCACATCGTGCAGGGTCACGTCGACGGCACCGGAACCGTGATCGCCAGGACCCCGTCGGAGCACTGGGAGGTGGTGCGCGTCGCGCTGCCCGAGGCCGTGTCCCGCTACGTGGTGGAGAAGGGCTCGATCACCGTCGACGGCATCTCCCTGACGGTGTCGGGGTTGGGCGAGGACTGGTTCGAGGTCTCGCTGATTCCGACGACGCTGCAGCTGACCACGTTGGGGCGGGCCGCGGTGGGCACCCCGGTCAACCTCGAGGTCGACGTCATCGCCAAGTACGTCGAACGTCTCCTCGCGCACCGGGGCTGA
- a CDS encoding bifunctional 3,4-dihydroxy-2-butanone-4-phosphate synthase/GTP cyclohydrolase II produces the protein MTRLDSVERAIADIAAGKAVVVIDDEDRENEGDLIFAAEKATPELVAFMVRYTSGYLCVPLAGDVCDRLGLLPMYAVNQDKHGTAYTVTVDAKKGVGTGISASDRATTMRLLADPAAVADDFTRPGHVVPLRAKEGGVLRRPGHTEAAVDLARLAGLQPAGAICEIVSQKDEGEMAQTDELRVFADDHDLALISIADLIEWRRKHEKHIERIAEARIPTRHGEFRAVGYTSIYDDVEHVALVRGDVSGPDSDGHDVLVRVHSECLTGDVFGSRRCDCGPQLDAAMAMIAREGRGVVLYMRGHEGRGIGLLHKLQAYQLQDAGEDTVDANLKLGLPADARDYGIGAQILVDLGIRSMRLLTNNPAKRVGLDGYGLHIIERVPLPVRANAENIRYLMTKRDRMGHDLTGLDDYDESVSMNGYDEGVYLLGDRLPPTATERGGATP, from the coding sequence ATGACGAGGCTGGATTCCGTCGAACGGGCGATCGCCGACATCGCCGCGGGCAAGGCCGTCGTCGTCATCGACGACGAGGACCGCGAGAACGAGGGCGACCTGATCTTCGCGGCGGAGAAGGCCACCCCGGAGCTCGTCGCGTTCATGGTCCGCTACACCTCCGGCTACCTGTGCGTCCCGCTGGCCGGTGACGTGTGCGACCGGCTCGGCCTGCTACCGATGTATGCGGTCAACCAGGACAAGCACGGCACGGCCTACACGGTCACCGTCGATGCCAAGAAGGGCGTGGGCACCGGCATCTCGGCCTCGGACCGCGCGACGACGATGCGCCTGCTCGCCGATCCGGCGGCGGTCGCCGACGACTTCACCCGGCCGGGGCACGTCGTTCCGCTGCGCGCCAAGGAGGGTGGCGTGCTGCGTAGGCCCGGCCACACCGAGGCGGCCGTCGACCTGGCCCGGCTCGCCGGGTTGCAGCCCGCGGGCGCGATCTGCGAGATCGTCAGCCAGAAGGACGAGGGCGAGATGGCCCAGACCGACGAGCTACGGGTCTTCGCCGACGACCACGACCTGGCCCTGATCTCGATCGCCGACCTCATCGAGTGGCGCCGCAAGCACGAGAAGCACATCGAGCGCATCGCCGAGGCGCGCATCCCGACCCGTCACGGCGAGTTCCGGGCCGTGGGCTACACCAGCATCTACGACGACGTCGAACACGTCGCCCTGGTGCGTGGCGACGTCTCCGGGCCCGACAGCGACGGCCACGACGTGCTGGTGCGCGTGCACTCCGAGTGCCTGACCGGCGACGTGTTCGGGTCGCGCCGCTGCGACTGCGGGCCGCAGCTGGACGCGGCGATGGCGATGATCGCCCGCGAGGGCCGCGGCGTCGTGCTGTACATGCGCGGGCACGAGGGCCGCGGCATCGGGTTGCTGCACAAGCTGCAGGCCTATCAGCTGCAGGACGCCGGCGAGGACACCGTCGACGCGAACCTCAAGCTTGGTCTGCCTGCCGACGCCCGCGACTACGGCATCGGGGCGCAGATCCTCGTCGACCTGGGCATCCGGTCCATGCGCCTGCTGACGAACAACCCGGCCAAGCGCGTGGGCCTGGACGGTTACGGTCTGCACATCATCGAGCGGGTGCCGCTGCCGGTGCGGGCCAATGCGGAGAACATCCGCTACCTGATGACCAAGCGCGACCGGATGGGCCACGACCTGACGGGTCTGGACGACTACGACGAGTCGGTGTCGATGAACGGCTACGACGAGGGCGTGTACCTCCTCGGCGACCGGTTGCCGCCGACCGCGACCGAGCGGGGCGGTGCGACGCCGTGA
- a CDS encoding LppX_LprAFG lipoprotein — protein sequence MQTRHRIAVLFSLLAAVLVIAGCSSSSPKSDAPLPDATTLLKESQQTTAAQKSVHLQLNVTGTIKQLPIETLTGDLTNVPAVAAQGKASIIAFGQTFKDVDFVVADGNLYGALTPGSFTNFGPAADIYDVSKILNPDVGLANILATFTGAKAEGRETVNDVGTVKITGTVPANAVNGLANLGATGDVPATAWIREDGDHDLVQAKLDPSQGNSVQMTLSDWGKTVTVTKPAA from the coding sequence ATGCAGACGCGCCATCGCATTGCCGTCCTCTTCTCCCTCCTCGCCGCAGTCCTCGTCATCGCAGGTTGCAGCTCGTCGTCCCCGAAGTCCGACGCTCCGCTACCCGACGCGACCACGTTGCTCAAGGAGAGTCAGCAGACCACCGCGGCCCAGAAGAGCGTCCACCTCCAACTCAACGTGACCGGCACCATCAAGCAGTTGCCGATCGAGACGCTGACCGGTGACCTGACCAACGTCCCCGCGGTCGCCGCCCAGGGCAAGGCCAGCATCATCGCCTTCGGCCAGACCTTCAAGGACGTCGACTTCGTCGTCGCCGACGGAAACCTCTACGGCGCACTCACTCCGGGCAGCTTCACCAACTTCGGTCCCGCAGCCGACATCTACGACGTGTCGAAGATCCTCAACCCCGACGTCGGGCTCGCCAACATCCTCGCCACGTTCACCGGCGCCAAGGCCGAGGGCCGCGAGACGGTGAACGACGTGGGCACCGTGAAGATCACCGGGACCGTCCCCGCGAACGCCGTCAACGGCCTGGCCAACCTCGGCGCCACCGGCGACGTGCCGGCCACCGCGTGGATCAGGGAGGACGGCGACCACGATCTGGTGCAGGCCAAGCTCGATCCGTCTCAGGGCAACAGCGTGCAGATGACGCTGAGCGACTGGGGCAAGACCGTCACCGTCACCAAGCCCGCCGCGTAA
- a CDS encoding MFS transporter, producing the protein MAAAHSAAEPKASNRRIAITAAGLAVLLGALDTYVVISIINDIMKDIGISLNQIQRVTPIITMYLLGYIAAMPLLGRASDRFGRKLVLQSSLAAFAVGSVVTALSDDVFTMVIGRTIQGAASGALLPVTLALAADLWAERNRAAVLGGIGAAQELGSVLGPLYGVAVVAALSTWRDVFWINVPLAIIAMVMIQFSLPSRDDDGPREKVDVIGGVLLALTLGLVVFGMYNPSPDGKQVFPSWGLPVLGAALVAAIAFFVWEKFAKTKLIDPVGVKFLPFLAALGASLCTGAALMVTLVNVELFGQGVLSKPQNETLFLLLWFLGALPVGAVIGGWLATRIGDRIMAFVGLLIAAFGYWLVSHWTVNVLSAHHDLGFVQLPTFDTDLVLAGVGLGLVIGPLTSATLRAVPSAQHGIASASVVVARMVGMLIGLASLSAWGLYKFNQYLAEMPKPKGTNLLEIGAQLAANVRAAYTMQYSQIFFITTVVCVVGAVLGLLITAKHQHAEDVDSATEPVAARG; encoded by the coding sequence ATGGCAGCCGCCCACAGCGCCGCCGAGCCCAAGGCCTCCAACCGGCGGATCGCGATCACCGCGGCCGGGCTCGCCGTGCTGCTCGGCGCGCTCGACACGTATGTCGTCATCTCGATCATCAACGACATCATGAAGGACATCGGGATCTCGCTGAATCAGATTCAGCGGGTCACCCCGATCATCACGATGTACCTGCTGGGCTACATCGCCGCGATGCCCCTGCTGGGCCGCGCCTCCGACCGCTTCGGCCGCAAGCTGGTGCTGCAGTCGAGCCTGGCCGCGTTCGCCGTCGGTTCGGTCGTGACGGCGCTGTCCGACGACGTGTTCACGATGGTGATCGGCCGGACCATCCAGGGCGCGGCCAGCGGTGCGCTGCTGCCGGTGACGCTGGCCCTCGCCGCGGACCTGTGGGCCGAGCGCAACCGGGCCGCCGTGCTGGGCGGCATCGGCGCGGCGCAGGAGCTCGGCAGCGTGCTGGGCCCGCTCTACGGCGTCGCGGTGGTGGCGGCGCTGAGCACCTGGCGCGACGTGTTCTGGATCAACGTGCCGCTGGCGATCATCGCGATGGTGATGATCCAGTTCAGCCTGCCGTCGCGCGACGACGACGGACCGCGCGAGAAGGTCGACGTCATCGGCGGGGTGCTGCTGGCGCTGACGCTCGGGCTCGTCGTGTTCGGCATGTACAACCCGTCGCCGGACGGCAAGCAGGTCTTCCCCAGTTGGGGCTTGCCCGTCCTGGGCGCGGCGCTCGTCGCGGCCATCGCCTTCTTCGTCTGGGAGAAGTTCGCCAAGACCAAGCTGATCGACCCGGTCGGGGTGAAGTTCCTGCCGTTCCTCGCCGCCCTCGGCGCGTCGCTGTGCACGGGCGCCGCGCTGATGGTCACGCTGGTCAACGTCGAGCTCTTCGGCCAGGGCGTGCTGAGCAAGCCGCAGAACGAAACCCTCTTCCTGCTGCTGTGGTTTCTCGGGGCCCTTCCCGTCGGCGCGGTGATCGGCGGGTGGCTCGCCACCCGGATCGGCGATCGCATCATGGCGTTCGTCGGACTCCTGATCGCCGCGTTCGGCTACTGGCTGGTGTCGCACTGGACCGTCAACGTCCTGTCCGCCCACCACGACCTCGGGTTCGTTCAGTTGCCGACGTTCGACACCGACCTGGTGCTCGCCGGCGTCGGCCTCGGGCTCGTCATCGGACCGCTGACGTCGGCGACGCTGCGGGCCGTGCCGTCCGCCCAGCACGGCATCGCGTCGGCCTCGGTCGTGGTCGCCCGCATGGTCGGCATGCTGATCGGCTTGGCCTCCCTCAGCGCCTGGGGTCTCTACAAGTTCAACCAGTACCTGGCGGAGATGCCAAAACCCAAGGGCACCAACCTGTTGGAGATCGGCGCGCAACTCGCGGCGAACGTGCGCGCGGCCTACACGATGCAGTACAGCCAGATCTTCTTCATCACGACGGTCGTCTGCGTGGTGGGAGCGGTCCTCGGACTGCTGATCACGGCCAAGCACCAGCACGCCGAGGACGTCGACAGCGCGACGGAGCCGGTCGCGGCTCGGGGTTGA
- a CDS encoding PH domain-containing protein — translation MTDDAGWDLEVRPHLTPYFAYGAAALIVIAHVAVGFLLKIRSSGVYFQTADQIAMGLLGVIIGGLVLLFARPRLRVGSAGLLVRNLFGDKLIPWSIVVDVRFPTGARWARVDLPDDEYVPLMAIQSVDKLRAVDAMDAVRALVVKYRPDVTRRSATS, via the coding sequence GTGACCGACGACGCCGGCTGGGATCTCGAGGTCAGGCCGCACCTGACCCCGTACTTCGCCTACGGCGCCGCCGCCCTGATCGTCATCGCGCACGTCGCCGTCGGCTTCCTGCTCAAGATCCGGTCGTCGGGGGTGTACTTCCAGACCGCCGATCAGATCGCAATGGGCCTGCTGGGCGTCATCATCGGGGGTCTGGTCCTGCTGTTCGCTCGCCCGCGACTCAGGGTCGGGTCGGCGGGACTGCTGGTGCGAAACCTGTTCGGCGACAAGCTGATTCCGTGGTCGATCGTCGTCGACGTGAGGTTCCCGACCGGGGCGCGGTGGGCGCGCGTCGACCTGCCCGACGACGAGTACGTCCCGCTGATGGCCATTCAATCGGTGGACAAGCTGCGCGCCGTCGACGCGATGGACGCGGTGCGCGCGCTGGTCGTGAAGTACCGGCCCGACGTCACCCGACGTTCAGCGACATCGTGA
- the ribD gene encoding bifunctional diaminohydroxyphosphoribosylaminopyrimidine deaminase/5-amino-6-(5-phosphoribosylamino)uracil reductase RibD encodes MNVEAAMRSAAAQADAVKGSTYPNPPVGAVILDRDGAIAGVGATQPAGGPHAEVIALRRAGERARGGAAVVTLEPCNHHGRTPPCVDALLQQGVSRVVYSVADPNPVASGGAERLAEAGVEVEAGVLADEVAGGALREWLHRQRTGRPHVTWKFAASIDGRSAAADGSSQWITGEAARADVHRLRAAADAIVVGTGTVFADDPTLTARLPDGSLAERQPLRVVVGEREISSEARVLNDDSRTMVIRTRDPHEVVRALADRTDVLLEGGPTLAGAFLRAGVVDRILAYLAPILLGGPVTAVDDVGVANIVAAQRWRYDGVERVGADLRVSLVPG; translated from the coding sequence GTGAACGTCGAGGCCGCCATGCGGTCGGCGGCCGCGCAGGCCGACGCCGTCAAGGGCAGCACCTACCCCAACCCGCCGGTCGGCGCGGTGATCCTGGACCGTGACGGCGCCATCGCCGGAGTGGGCGCGACGCAACCGGCGGGCGGGCCGCATGCCGAGGTCATCGCGCTGCGCCGGGCCGGGGAGCGGGCGCGCGGGGGCGCTGCCGTCGTCACGCTGGAGCCGTGCAACCATCACGGACGGACCCCGCCCTGCGTCGATGCCCTTCTGCAGCAGGGGGTTTCGCGGGTCGTCTATTCCGTCGCCGATCCCAACCCCGTGGCGTCGGGCGGGGCCGAGCGGCTGGCCGAGGCGGGGGTCGAAGTCGAGGCGGGCGTGCTGGCCGACGAGGTCGCCGGGGGCGCGCTGCGGGAATGGCTGCACCGTCAGCGCACCGGCAGGCCCCACGTCACGTGGAAGTTCGCGGCGAGCATCGACGGACGGAGCGCCGCGGCGGACGGCAGCAGCCAGTGGATCACCGGGGAGGCCGCGCGCGCCGACGTACACCGCCTCCGTGCGGCCGCGGACGCCATCGTCGTCGGGACCGGCACCGTCTTCGCCGACGACCCGACGCTTACGGCGCGGCTGCCCGACGGCTCGCTGGCGGAGCGGCAGCCGCTGCGCGTCGTCGTCGGAGAGCGGGAGATCTCATCGGAGGCCAGGGTCCTCAACGACGACTCGCGGACCATGGTCATCCGCACCCGCGACCCCCACGAGGTCGTCCGCGCGCTGGCCGACCGCACCGACGTCCTGCTCGAGGGTGGTCCCACCCTGGCGGGCGCGTTCCTGCGCGCCGGCGTGGTCGACCGCATCCTGGCCTACCTCGCGCCGATTCTGCTGGGCGGCCCGGTGACCGCGGTCGACGACGTGGGCGTGGCGAACATCGTCGCCGCCCAGCGGTGGCGCTACGACGGCGTGGAGCGCGTCGGCGCCGATCTGCGGGTGAGTCTCGTCCCGGGGTGA
- the ribH gene encoding 6,7-dimethyl-8-ribityllumazine synthase codes for MSGGAGVPDMPAVDASGLRLAIVASTWHDTICEALLDGARRTAAESGVADPDVVRVLGAIEIPVVAQQLAKSHDAVVALGVVIRGQTPHFDYVCDAVTQGLTRVSLDEGTPVANGVLTTNDEQQALDRAGLPGSAEDKGAQAAAAALSTALTLRDLRAHS; via the coding sequence GTGAGCGGAGGCGCAGGCGTTCCCGACATGCCGGCGGTCGACGCGTCGGGGCTACGGCTGGCGATCGTCGCCAGCACCTGGCACGACACGATCTGCGAGGCCCTCCTCGACGGCGCCCGAAGGACGGCGGCCGAATCGGGCGTCGCCGACCCCGACGTGGTCCGCGTGCTCGGAGCCATCGAAATCCCGGTCGTGGCACAGCAATTGGCCAAGTCGCACGATGCGGTCGTCGCCCTCGGGGTGGTCATCCGCGGGCAGACGCCGCACTTCGACTACGTCTGCGACGCCGTGACCCAGGGGCTGACGCGGGTGTCGCTCGACGAGGGCACGCCCGTCGCCAACGGCGTCCTGACGACCAACGACGAGCAGCAGGCGCTCGACCGCGCCGGCCTGCCCGGGTCGGCGGAGGACAAGGGCGCCCAGGCCGCGGCCGCCGCGCTCTCGACGGCACTGACGCTGCGCGACCTGCGCGCGCACTCGTGA